A window from Deltaproteobacteria bacterium RIFCSPHIGHO2_02_FULL_44_16 encodes these proteins:
- a CDS encoding pantetheine-phosphate adenylyltransferase, with protein sequence MERIAICTGSFDPPTYGHINIIERGLKLFDRIIIAVATNTTKKTTFTPEERVTLLKEIFKETDRVIVESFHGLLAEYVKQKRVTTLLRGIRNMSDYEYESQMALANKTLSPEIETIFMMTEGKYAHLSSSIIKEIIAFGGSGGEMIHPVVEKRLREKLCR encoded by the coding sequence ATGGAACGCATTGCAATCTGTACGGGAAGTTTTGATCCTCCAACGTATGGACACATCAATATTATCGAGCGGGGGTTAAAACTTTTTGATCGCATTATTATTGCGGTTGCGACCAACACCACCAAAAAAACAACGTTTACTCCTGAAGAACGTGTAACCCTGCTCAAAGAAATTTTTAAAGAGACGGATCGCGTTATCGTTGAATCCTTTCACGGGCTCTTAGCTGAATACGTTAAGCAGAAAAGGGTGACAACCCTGCTTCGCGGTATTCGCAATATGAGTGATTACGAATACGAATCCCAAATGGCGCTTGCAAATAAAACGCTCTCTCCCGAAATTGAAACGATCTTTATGATGACCGAAGGAAAATATGCTCACTTAAGTTCTTCCATTATTAAAGAGATTATTGCCTTTGGTGGAAGTGGTGGAGAAATGATTCATCCTGTCGTCGAAAAACGGCTGCGAGAAAAATTGTGTCGATGA
- a CDS encoding uracil-DNA glycosylase codes for MSKEKILHEVHSYLEHQRAMGITEIPIMKKIAQKKESLSSTEKQSLLESFSQEISACAKCRLCKGRSRVVFGVGNPDAELMFVGEAPGYDEDRQGEPFVGRAGKLLNKIIEAMGFERKNVFIANVAKCRPPNNRTPSDDEMQDCLPHLRRQIEIIDPKVIVCLGSVAARGLLQTEQKISQIRGQWQTWDGIKVMPTYHPAFLLRNPDMKKFVWEDMKKVMTLLNR; via the coding sequence ATGTCCAAAGAAAAAATATTACATGAAGTTCATTCCTACCTTGAACATCAGCGAGCCATGGGAATTACTGAAATTCCGATCATGAAAAAAATAGCTCAAAAAAAAGAATCTCTTTCATCAACAGAAAAACAAAGTCTTCTGGAAAGCTTTTCTCAGGAAATAAGCGCCTGCGCCAAATGCAGACTCTGCAAAGGACGAAGCCGAGTTGTTTTTGGAGTTGGGAACCCAGACGCTGAGCTCATGTTTGTCGGTGAAGCTCCGGGGTATGATGAAGACCGACAGGGCGAACCTTTTGTCGGAAGAGCAGGGAAACTTCTCAACAAAATTATTGAAGCGATGGGTTTTGAGCGTAAGAATGTCTTTATTGCGAATGTGGCAAAATGTAGACCTCCCAACAATCGCACTCCCAGCGATGATGAAATGCAGGACTGCCTTCCCCATCTCCGACGTCAAATTGAAATCATTGATCCCAAAGTGATTGTCTGCCTTGGCAGTGTGGCGGCACGCGGTCTTTTGCAAACCGAGCAAAAAATAAGTCAGATTCGAGGTCAGTGGCAGACATGGGATGGAATCAAAGTGATGCCGACCTACCATCCAGCCTTTCTTCTGCGAAATCCCGACATGAAAAAATTTGTGTGGGAAGATATGAAAAAAGTAATGACGTTACTGAATCGTTGA
- a CDS encoding cell filamentation protein Fic encodes MKKKSSQLISPESQILLYQTEDGETRLEVRLQKDTVWLSLNQIADLFQRDKSVISKHIKNIFEESELSPDSTVANFATVQNEGNRQVMRDIEAYNLDVIISVGYRVHSHRGTQFRIWATQRLREYMIKGFTLDDERLKQSGGGNYFDELLERIRDIRSSEKVFWRKVLDIYATSIDYDPDTEISQKFFATIQNKMHWAVHGQTAAEIISERADASKPYMGLTSWTGTKPRKSDVSIAKNYLHEKELTLLNRIVTAYLEFAELQAVRQKAMYMRDWIVKLDDFLRIGEHDILNHAGKISHEVAVAKAETEFESYRKKALNEPSPVEKDFEKAVSKIERQRIKVLAKKKGKKI; translated from the coding sequence ATGAAGAAGAAAAGTTCACAATTGATATCACCGGAATCACAAATCCTTTTGTATCAAACAGAAGATGGGGAAACTCGGCTTGAGGTACGGCTCCAAAAAGATACCGTTTGGCTCTCACTCAATCAAATAGCTGATCTCTTTCAAAGAGATAAATCGGTAATCTCTAAGCACATCAAAAATATATTTGAAGAAAGTGAACTCTCTCCGGATTCAACTGTTGCAAATTTTGCAACAGTTCAAAATGAAGGAAATCGGCAAGTCATGCGCGATATCGAGGCCTATAATCTCGATGTCATTATATCCGTGGGTTACAGAGTCCACTCTCACCGAGGTACCCAGTTTCGCATCTGGGCTACGCAGCGATTACGCGAATACATGATTAAAGGTTTTACTCTGGATGATGAGCGTCTGAAACAATCCGGAGGTGGCAACTACTTTGATGAATTATTGGAACGAATTCGCGATATCCGTTCATCGGAAAAAGTCTTCTGGCGAAAAGTTTTAGATATCTATGCTACGAGTATTGATTACGACCCTGATACCGAAATTTCACAAAAGTTTTTTGCCACGATTCAAAACAAAATGCATTGGGCAGTGCATGGACAGACAGCTGCAGAAATTATTTCAGAACGTGCTGATGCTTCAAAGCCTTATATGGGACTCACGAGTTGGACCGGAACAAAACCTCGAAAGTCAGATGTTTCTATTGCTAAAAATTATCTTCACGAAAAGGAGTTGACGCTTCTTAACAGGATTGTCACTGCCTATCTTGAATTTGCTGAACTTCAGGCTGTTCGGCAAAAAGCCATGTATATGAGAGATTGGATTGTAAAGCTCGATGACTTCTTACGTATAGGAGAGCATGACATTTTGAACCATGCTGGAAAAATCAGTCATGAAGTCGCGGTTGCTAAAGCAGAAACGGAATTTGAAAGCTATCGCAAGAAAGCACTGAATGAACCGAGTCCGGTAGAAAAAGATTTTGAAAAGGCCGTCAGTAAAATTGAGCGACAGAGAATAAAAGTACTTGCGAAAAAGAAAGGTAAAAAAATATGA
- a CDS encoding Mn transporter — MKRIWKNLALFFAVLGPGIITANVDNDAGGIATYSIAGAHFGYAFLWSVVPIIVLLVVIQEMSARMGAVTGKGLADLIREHFGVKITFYVMLALLVTNIANTMAEFAGVAAALQLFHVPAFISVPLSALFVWLLVVKGNYHSVEKVFLIACLFYGTYIISGFMAAPDWQEVGQAALQPHLQFNFSYLYMLIGVVGTTIAPWMQFYMQASVVEKGIDVQTYRLCRWDIWVGCIMAGLVVFFIMVVCGAVLYPAGIRVETASDAALALEPLAGKYCSWLFAFGLFNASLFAASVLPLTTAYYVCEGLGFEAGINKTFREAPHFYGLFTAILVIGALVVLIPNFPLFFIMVFSQVLNGILLPFILIFMLILINRKEIMGEFTNSRLGNFICWFTVIALIVLTVVMLFMLF; from the coding sequence ATGAAGCGCATCTGGAAAAATCTCGCCCTTTTTTTTGCGGTCCTGGGTCCGGGAATTATCACGGCGAATGTCGATAATGATGCTGGTGGTATTGCGACCTATTCGATTGCGGGCGCTCATTTTGGCTATGCGTTTCTCTGGTCGGTGGTCCCGATTATTGTGCTCCTAGTCGTTATTCAAGAAATGAGCGCTCGGATGGGAGCAGTGACCGGCAAGGGACTCGCTGATCTCATACGTGAACATTTCGGAGTGAAGATTACGTTTTACGTGATGCTTGCGCTTTTGGTGACGAACATTGCAAACACCATGGCGGAATTTGCAGGTGTTGCTGCCGCGCTTCAACTTTTTCATGTTCCCGCGTTTATTTCTGTTCCTCTTTCAGCTCTCTTTGTCTGGTTGCTTGTCGTCAAAGGAAATTATCATTCGGTTGAAAAAGTTTTTCTCATTGCCTGTCTCTTTTATGGGACGTATATTATTTCTGGTTTTATGGCAGCTCCTGATTGGCAAGAGGTTGGACAGGCAGCTTTACAACCACATCTCCAATTTAACTTTTCCTATCTTTATATGCTCATTGGTGTGGTCGGAACGACGATTGCTCCGTGGATGCAATTTTATATGCAGGCTTCTGTGGTGGAAAAAGGGATCGATGTGCAGACCTATCGACTCTGTCGGTGGGATATTTGGGTCGGATGCATTATGGCAGGACTTGTTGTCTTTTTTATTATGGTGGTCTGCGGCGCTGTTCTTTATCCAGCAGGGATACGAGTCGAAACTGCATCTGATGCTGCACTTGCTTTAGAACCACTTGCAGGAAAATATTGTTCGTGGCTTTTTGCCTTTGGGCTTTTCAATGCTTCTCTCTTTGCAGCATCGGTGTTGCCGCTCACGACAGCTTATTATGTGTGTGAAGGGTTAGGGTTTGAAGCAGGGATCAACAAAACATTTCGTGAAGCTCCGCACTTCTACGGCCTTTTCACGGCGATCCTCGTCATCGGCGCGCTTGTGGTTCTCATTCCAAACTTCCCACTTTTTTTCATCATGGTTTTCTCTCAAGTGCTCAACGGTATTCTTCTTCCGTTCATTCTCATCTTCATGCTCATTCTCATTAATCGAAAAGAGATTATGGGAGAATTCACCAACAGTCGTTTGGGAAATTTTATCTGCTGGTTTACCGTCATCGCTCTTATCGTTCTGACGGTAGTGATGCTCTTCATGCTTTTCTAA
- a CDS encoding aspartate aminotransferase, translating into MKPFTPYLSDRVRQLAPSATLAMAARAKALAAQGHHIISFSVGEPDFDTPSHIKEAAKKALDEGKTKYTAVSGIPELKRAIITTLKQNHQLDYTPEEIIVTCGAKHALYNAFMTTLNPGDEVIIPAPYWVSYTEQIQLCGAHSRIVMTEEKNRFLLTASQLKKAITSKTRMLVLNSPCNPTGSVYHQEELQPLVDLILENNLMLVSDEIYEHLVYGHEKHVSPLSLHPAMKERSILIHGVSKTYAMTGWRMGYAAGPKSIIEKMDDLQSQQTTNITSFVQVGCVEALVGSQESVKKMRDIFEHRRNVMLAHLKQIPEITCFSPEGAFYLFPNVTAYLQQKNSNGNIDSAHDLAEYLLTEAHVAVMPGEAFGTPGYLRFSYATSEENIEEGMQRIKNALEKLKT; encoded by the coding sequence ATGAAACCTTTTACGCCTTATCTCTCTGATCGCGTACGCCAACTTGCACCTTCGGCAACACTCGCAATGGCGGCACGTGCAAAAGCCTTGGCAGCGCAGGGACACCACATCATCTCTTTTTCAGTTGGTGAACCCGATTTTGACACTCCTTCTCATATTAAAGAAGCCGCCAAAAAAGCGCTCGATGAAGGAAAAACAAAATATACAGCGGTCAGTGGAATTCCAGAACTCAAACGCGCCATCATCACGACTCTCAAACAAAACCATCAGCTTGACTATACACCTGAGGAAATTATCGTCACATGCGGCGCGAAACACGCTCTCTATAACGCGTTCATGACAACGCTCAATCCCGGAGACGAGGTAATCATCCCTGCTCCTTACTGGGTCTCTTATACAGAACAAATTCAATTGTGTGGCGCACATTCACGAATCGTGATGACAGAGGAAAAAAATCGCTTTCTTTTAACGGCGAGCCAATTGAAAAAAGCGATCACTTCAAAAACACGCATGCTGGTCCTCAACTCTCCCTGCAATCCGACGGGAAGCGTCTATCATCAAGAAGAGCTCCAACCTCTTGTCGATCTTATCCTTGAAAATAATCTCATGCTTGTCTCTGATGAAATTTATGAACATCTCGTTTACGGTCATGAGAAACATGTTTCTCCTCTTTCGCTGCATCCTGCGATGAAAGAGAGATCAATTCTCATTCATGGCGTTTCGAAAACGTATGCCATGACCGGATGGCGCATGGGATATGCTGCGGGACCAAAAAGTATTATCGAAAAAATGGATGATCTTCAAAGTCAGCAAACCACTAATATTACCTCGTTTGTGCAGGTAGGATGCGTCGAAGCGCTTGTGGGTTCTCAGGAATCGGTCAAAAAAATGCGGGACATTTTTGAACACCGAAGAAATGTGATGCTCGCGCATCTCAAACAAATACCTGAAATAACTTGTTTTTCTCCTGAAGGAGCTTTTTATCTTTTTCCGAATGTAACGGCGTACCTTCAGCAAAAAAATTCCAATGGAAACATTGACAGCGCTCACGACCTCGCAGAATATCTCCTTACAGAAGCGCATGTCGCCGTGATGCCTGGAGAAGCGTTTGGCACTCCGGGGTATCTCCGTTTTTCGTATGCGACCTCTGAAGAAAATATTGAAGAAGGAATGCAGCGTATCAAAAATGCTTTGGAAAAATTAAAAACATGA
- a CDS encoding aldolase, with product MNTWKTPEEIKTAGAGLFTIRDQKFIIEHETRFRNTFVDQLIWNVVFAENENVKELARWIIWEASQSLGSPASSIHDFYIARATDHWTDRTVPAINIRTLTYDTARTLFQTLQKMKGAACVFEIAKSEITYTMQTPSEYASCILAAALKENYKGPVFVQGDHFQVNAKKYKESPEKEIEGLKAVIRDAINAGFYNIDVDASTTVDLSRPSLLEQQRTNFEITAQLTKFIRTVEPEGITVSVGGEIGEVGTKNSTVEELTAFMEGYNGALSLGREPTGMSKVSVQSGTTHGGVVLPDGSIAKVKIDFDTLEELGKAAREQFRVGGVVQHGASTLPQSAFDNFPRRQTLEIHLATAFQNLVYDSSAFPDMLKKNIYQWLEKNCADERKTDWTNEQFYYKTRKKGFASFKKELWSLPEATKAKLKGELAEMFEQMFESLGIPESRTPVEKFTRITKMHKPCPVSLE from the coding sequence ATGAATACCTGGAAAACACCTGAAGAGATAAAAACAGCGGGCGCTGGTCTTTTCACCATTCGCGATCAAAAATTTATCATCGAACATGAAACTCGTTTTCGAAATACCTTTGTCGATCAACTCATCTGGAATGTCGTCTTTGCCGAAAATGAAAACGTCAAAGAACTAGCACGTTGGATCATCTGGGAAGCATCGCAGAGTCTTGGATCTCCTGCCTCCTCGATCCACGATTTTTATATTGCGCGCGCGACCGATCATTGGACAGACCGAACTGTTCCCGCTATTAATATTCGCACTCTGACGTATGATACGGCTCGCACTCTTTTCCAAACCCTTCAAAAAATGAAGGGGGCTGCTTGTGTTTTTGAAATTGCTAAAAGTGAAATCACGTACACCATGCAAACCCCATCAGAATATGCGTCGTGTATTTTAGCCGCGGCTCTCAAGGAAAACTATAAAGGTCCTGTCTTTGTTCAAGGGGATCATTTTCAAGTCAACGCGAAAAAATATAAAGAGAGTCCTGAAAAAGAAATTGAAGGATTAAAGGCAGTGATACGCGACGCAATCAATGCCGGTTTTTATAATATTGATGTGGATGCCTCCACGACCGTGGATTTAAGCAGGCCAAGTCTTCTGGAACAACAACGAACAAACTTCGAAATCACGGCACAGCTCACAAAATTTATTCGAACCGTTGAACCAGAAGGGATCACGGTTTCTGTCGGTGGTGAAATTGGAGAAGTAGGAACAAAAAATTCTACCGTCGAAGAACTCACTGCTTTTATGGAAGGTTATAATGGAGCTCTTTCGCTTGGTCGTGAACCGACAGGTATGAGCAAAGTTTCAGTCCAGAGCGGCACAACGCATGGTGGAGTCGTTCTTCCCGATGGATCAATTGCAAAAGTGAAAATTGATTTCGATACACTGGAAGAACTCGGAAAAGCCGCACGCGAACAATTTCGCGTAGGTGGTGTCGTCCAACACGGGGCTTCAACGCTTCCACAATCAGCGTTCGACAATTTCCCACGACGTCAAACTCTTGAAATTCATCTGGCAACTGCATTTCAAAATCTTGTTTATGATTCAAGTGCATTTCCAGACATGCTCAAAAAGAATATCTATCAATGGCTTGAAAAAAATTGTGCGGATGAGCGAAAAACAGATTGGACGAACGAACAGTTTTATTACAAAACACGCAAAAAAGGCTTCGCCTCTTTCAAGAAAGAGTTGTGGTCACTTCCTGAAGCTACAAAGGCCAAACTTAAAGGAGAGCTCGCAGAGATGTTTGAACAGATGTTTGAAAGCTTGGGGATTCCAGAGAGCCGCACACCTGTGGAAAAATTCACTCGTATAACGAAGATGCATAAACCCTGCCCTGTTTCTCTCGAATGA